In the Malassezia vespertilionis chromosome 3, complete sequence genome, one interval contains:
- the MIP1 gene encoding DNA-directed DNA polymerase (COG:L; BUSCO:EOG092603KJ; TransMembrane:6 (o12-30i42-66o72-90i202-220o232-251i263-284o); EggNog:ENOG503NTXD), whose amino-acid sequence MAQDTMTLTDRWSYVMGWVSYALPVFTQIYENYALKSTDGLSIWFILIWLGGDAFNFFGGVLQGVLWTMVNLAAYYCFCDLILLWQWWYYGTYYRAGLPIQGRGGETHSNEATEGTSLLRNRNGAVYGVCANVKRLCDTMMRYFDRLTPVQFAACKYGSNVGFVVVTGIIAWCSADGSVDSSPRPPSAIHEKYPKMRWDAQLLGWLSATLYIASRIPQIFKNRHTKCAGLSLALFVFAVGGNVTYVISIILRDRSPGYLLENASWLMGSIGTVFLDFIVLWQFISQASKGNRDRYVEKLAWDYPLAFADQLEAVIDTNSDEERSDDEVYGEPSSDEEDCSYRIGTAHTHNDDDKPLGKRVLLPQAAHERIIQKEREAQNEKTLLILEGKISRSRSLAPGRVRREGSHKLPTRRDAGGAHQLSRSSSDYQPLRRNNTMTTTRTRDHTTRMNHTPDTRLNKELGRVHLQQPPQYGTVTHRVFVLSQQRYAIVHVRENANAHALLQQTVFQMGLAPCTDAHQDWAVWDVLTNIGIERPLREYERVHEVVAERGTDVGHFLIKPTDSPTLVHADTLPTYSSMLGGWVSIQTDPKKWSKRWLELREHHLFIATSENGKHEEPLASMFETEFYFMDPVRQQAIKPYGFALRKTSVAPDTADRTIAYVTQPSLAAHRDWAKAIFGARTYVIRQERPQLLAHVLQQGQVTKSLDTPCELKSATAQPALHAPTNPVGVQLLERSLHRQIFCTTNTHSVDPMALDICLDHLDKHALHASKASKLTPTTFTLPPLQGKDISEHFWTIGRRAAQPWMGFATQFANDAILPPPQPHSADADSSVGWSPEAWRTLDLALRAGVPLRPTSFSTEPGWTKYAFLRTEDGELAGLDTPQRVAYPDVEDSALVFDVEVLVTESPYPVMATAVSNNAWYSWVSPYLAEKGARHTSPAHLIPLGPEHDAPPRLVICHNAGYDRATVLDEYCLKSSNIRWLDTMSLHVATSGISSPQRAAWIVHARSRSEKRSNESLATKHMEDDMRADIGGLFREGEFDPEALARLNIQHMEGWSDALKERMREHYALLHTSFEMPGLNEGDALSTNEDGSVLWQDITAQNSLADVAALHCGIHLNKDARNYFIDGTSKREIRARCEELLAYCATDVETTFAVFKKVWPAFVRNCPHPATTAGVLGLGSTFLPVDSAWIRYKQQANAKFDEMNANIVSTLKHLAHTLKDAGIAAINAMHAGSQAPHWWEEDPWYAQLDWSPKKPKRGSADENLKPAWWRNKVAQNSKALGSRHAIVPLLLRLRLDGNPLVPNKRQWVAQTAEGDVVLDAAPLSQAFLSKAAGLTSGAGSDGAKALEALAEGDKDNADRLLREIADALSAMDRDTAANDPQLSLLDWTMVPYTPPEMQGPAPWWPKWYWDIYSAKDKNLELTIRTKTAPILLKLAWDGHPIFRSRQHGWMYRTQSRSLDKAEGKTPLTLDPALDPFAISADTAFYKLPHANGDGSNVGNPFSKSFLPYFESGKLASMHSETGEQAAKRAVEMNAMCSYWISVRDRVEKQLVVWDGEAGTDMGMPHDAQRGLILPQVIPMGTVTRRAIEKTWLTASNAKKNRIGSELKSMVRAPPGWSIVGADVDSEELWICSVMGDAQFGLHGATAIGWMTLEGSKTLGTDLHSKTASILGTSRDQAKVFNYSRIYGAGIRHATQLLLKASPSMPLEEATRRAKQLYAATKGKSSQNGGMFGRKFWFGGSESHVFNKLEEIATSDNPRTPALDCGITSALSKKYLPRASDGGVRQDYMPSRINWVVQSSGVDYLHLLITAMDHLCATYDIDARFMLSVHDEVRYMAKDHDRYRAGMALQIANLWTRAMFVSRLGMDELPESCAFFAAVDIDRVLRKEVDDPCVTPSQPDPIPEGESLGIADILAKTCNGSLHKDGRPMENDGYVLHDGGLPTYTPTIQKHRCTGNAGLLFLQAQSAQDIQEVRALDRRARRSASTRQTRAYTTQAPQNKRVFIAMESMLPPRPIHYRRPFFARVAYRRHVLHLYARILRALRRIPSHAKAQLSPLVRARMRAKKRYTSAAQCLDACAEGESLANTFEHGTDASLDNLAVTLAVRARAPKPSLPTRKIHVSGALLAPTLFNAPMLRYKPDQPLSMTMMIRDRRRRREKRMQRMAVAHETQHMIEEEAAHLGTLVPVLADVDGWSKPVQAHKQAMHEQFQSEYRRAAMVFRPAMLARAKQARRAKHAYRTKKK is encoded by the exons ATGGCACAGGATACAATGACCTTGACTGACCGCTGGTCCTACGTGATGGGATG GGTTTCGTAC GCGCTACCTGTTTTCACTCAAATCTATGAAAATTATGCTTTGAAATCTACAGATGGACTGTCGATTTGGTTCATTTTAATCTGGCTTGGTGGTGACGCATTCAACTTTTTTGGGGGGGTCTTGCAAGGCGTGCTATGGACGATGGTCAACCTCGCCGCGTACTATTGCTTTTGCGATCTTATTTTGCTTTGGCAGTGGTGGTACTACGGAACATATTACCGCGCAGGCCTACCGATCCAGGGGCGCGGTGGGGAGACGCATTCTAACGAAGCTACAGAAGGCACATCGCTTTTACGTAATAGAAACGGCGCTGTTTACGGCGTATGTGCGAATGTTAAACGGCTCTGTGATACCATGATGCGCTATTTTGACCGTTTGACGCCTGTACAATTTGCAGCATGTAAATATGGGTCGAATGTTGGATTTGTCGTGGTGACTGGCATCATTGCGTGGTGCTCTGCAGATGGCAGTGTTGATTCATCGCCTAGACCGCCGTCTGCGATTCATGAAAAATACCCGAAGATGCGTTGGGATGCACAATTGCTCGGCTGGCTCAGTGCAACACTGTACATTGCCTCTCGTATTCCCCAGATATTCAAAAACAGGCACACAAAGTGCGCGGGGCTCTCGCTTGCCCTCTTTGTGTTTGCAGTGGGGGGAAACGTGACGTATGTCATTTCTATCATCCTTCGCGATCGCTCCCCAGGCTATCTACTTGAAAATGCCAGCTGGCTAATGGGAAGTATCGGGACTGTTTTTCTTGATTTTATTGTGCTGTGGCAGTTTATC TCGCAAGCGAGCAAGGGCAATCGTGACCGCTACGTGGAGAAACTTGCGTGGGATTAT CCGCTTGCCTTTGCTGATCAGCTCGAGGCGGTGATCGACACAAATTCAGACGAGGAACGGTCTGATGACGAAGTCTACGGTGAGCCATCGAGCGATGAGGAGGATTGTTCGTACCGAATCGGTACcgcacacacacacaaTGATGACGATAAACCACTAGGCAAGCGTGTGCTTTTGCCACAGGCTGCACACGAACGGATCATCCAGAAAGAACGCGAGGCACAAAATGAAAAGACACTGCTGATACTCGAGGGGAAGATTTCGCGCAGTCGTTCTCTAGCCCCtgggcgtgtgcgccgagAAGGATCGCATAAATTGCCAACAAGGCGGGACGCAGGCGGTGCGCACCAACTGAGCCGCAGCAGCTCTGACTACCAGCCGCTGCGCAGAAATAACACAATGACCACGACCCGAACGCGAGACCATACAACTCGCATGAATCATACGCCCGATACACGGCTTAACAAGGAGCTTGGGCGTGTACATCTGCAACAGCCGCCACAGTATGGTACCGTGACCCACCGCGTGTTTGTTCTTTCGCAGCAGCGGTACGCGAtcgtgcatgtgcgcgaaAATGCGAACGCCCACGCTTTGTTGCAGCAAACGGTTTTTCAAATGGGActcgcgccatgcaccgATGCGCACCAGGACTGGGCAGTGTGGGACGTGTTGACCAATATAGGCATCGAGCGCCCTCTGCGTGAATACGAGCGTGTTCACGAAGTTGTTGCAGAGCGTGGAACTGATGTAGGCCATTTCCTCATCAAGCCGACCGACTCGCCCACATTGGTACACGCCGATACGCTTCCCACCTATTCTTCCATGCTTGGAGGCTGGGTCTCGATTCAGACAGACCCTAAAAAGTGGTCCAAGCGAtggctcgagctgcgcgagcaccATTTGTTCATCGCAACCTCAGAGAACGGGAAGCACGAGGAGCCGCTTGCTTCCATGTTTGAAACAGAGTTTTACTTTATGGATCCTGTAAGGCAGCAGGCTATCAAACCGTATGGCTTTGCACTGCGAAAGACATCTGTTGCACCCGACACGGCGGACCGAACAATTGCATACGTCACACAGCCCAGTCTTGCTGCACATCGCGATTGGGCCAAGGCGATATTTGGCGCTCGCACCTATGTCATACGACAAGAACGGCCGCAGCTCCTCGCACACGTCCTCCAACAAGGACAAGTAAC CAAGTCGCTCGATACCCCGTGCGAGTTGAAGAGTGCAACAGCGCAGCCAGCCTTGCATGCGCCGACAAACCCTGTCGGCGTCCAGCTTCTTGAGCGCAGTCTGCACCGCCAAATATTTTGCACGACCAACACGCATAGCGTTGATCCCATGGCCCTCGATATTTGCCTGGATCATTTAGACAAgcatgcattgcacgcGTCGAAAGCGTCGAAACTAACGCCCACGACCTTTACGCTACCGCCGCTACAAGGCAAAGATATAAGCGAGCATTTTTGGACTATAGggcggcgtgctgcgcagccgTGGATGGGATTTGCCACCCAATTTGCCAACGACGCCAttctgccgccgccgcagccgcacagcgcagACGCAGATTCAAGCGTGGGGTGGTCGCCCGAAGCGTGGCGCACGTTGGATCTTGCACTTCGTGCAGGCGTGCCTTTGCGCCCCACGTCCTTTTCTACCGAGCCAGGCTGGACAAAGTACGCGTTTCTCCGCACAGAAGACGGCGAATTGGCGGGCTTGGACACGCCGCAACGTGTGGCATACCCCGATGTGGAAGACTCTGCATTGGTGTTTGACGTGGAAGTACTTGTTACCGAGAGTCCTTATCCCGTGATGGCGACAGCGGTGAGCAACAATGCGTGGTACAGCTGGGTGAGCCCGTACCTTGCGGAAAaaggcgctcggcacacGAGCCCCGCTCATCTGATCCCGCTGGGCCccgagcacgacgcaccgccgcggctTGTTATTTGTCACAATGCAGGGTATGACCGCGCGACGGTGCTCGATGAGTATTGCTTGAAAAGCTCCAACATACGATGGCTTGATACAATGAGCCTGCACGTTGCCACAAGCGGCATTTCTTccccgcagcgcgctgcatggatTGTCCatgcacgctcgcgctctgAAAAGCGCTCCAATGAGTCTCTGGCTACGAAGCACATGGAAGACGATATGCGCGCGGATATTGGCGGTCTGTTCAGAGAAGGCGAATTTGACCCCGaagcacttgcgcgcctgaATATACAGCACATGGAAGGCTGGTCAGATGCGCTTAAAGAGCGTATGCGCGAGCACTATGCGTTGCTCCATACCTCGTTCGAGATGCCTGGCCTGAACGAAGGTGACGCGCTGTCCACGAACGAAGATGGCAGCGTATTGTGGCAAGACATCACCGCGCAAAACTCACTTGCGgacgtcgccgcgctgcattgcGGTATCCATTTGAACAAAGATGCGCGGAACTACTTTATCGACGGCACGTCGAAAAGAGAgatccgtgcgcgctgcgaagAGCTACTTGCATACTGCGCAACCGACGTGGAGACGACGTTTGCTGTGTTTAAAAAGGTGTGGCCtgcatttgtgcgcaaCTGTCCCCATCCTGCAACGACGGCTGGTGTGCTGGGCCTGGGAAGCACGTTTCTTCCTGTGGACAGCGCATGGATTCGATACAAGCAGCAGGCCAATGCAAAATTTGACGAGATGAATGCCAACATTGTGTCGACGTTGAAGCACCTCGCACACACGCTCAAAGACGCGGGTATCGCGGCTATTAATGCGATGCACGCTGGATCGCAAGCACCGCATTGGTGGGAAGAGGATCCGTGGTATGCACAGCTTGATTGGAGCCCCAAGAAACCTaagcgcggctcggcgGATGAAAATTTGAAACCGGCGTGGTGGCGCAATAAGGTGGCACAAAATAGCAAAGCGCTTGGCTCACGCCACGCCATCGTtccgctgctgctgcgcctgcgcctggaCGGCAACCCACTGGTGCCAAATAAGAGACAATGGGTCGCACAAACGGCCGAGGGCGATGTGGTactcgacgctgcgccactTTCCCAAGCATTCCTGAGCAAAGCAGCGGGCTTGACAAGTGGTGCAGGCTCGGACGgtgccaaggcgcttgaagcgcttgcagaAGGCGACAAGGACAATGCGGACCGCCTTCTTCGCGAGATTGCCGACGCATTGTCGGCGATGGATCGTGATACGGCAGCCAACGACCCGCAGCTTTCCTTGCTCGACTGGACTATGGTGCCTTATACACCGCCAGAAATGCAAGGACCCGCGCCGTGGTGGCCGAAATGGTACTGGGATATCTATTCGGCCAAAGACAAAAATTTGGAGCTCACTATCCGCACCAAGACTGCGCCAATTTTGCTCAAACTAGCGTGGGACGGTCACCCCATCTTTCGGTCGCGACAGCACGGGTGGATGTACCGCACGCAGTCGCGCTCTTTGGACAAGGCCGAAGGCAAGACGCCTTTAACGCTGGATCCAGCGCTGGACCCATTCGCGATAAGCGCCGACACTGCCTTTTACAAGCTTCCCCACGCAAACGGCGACGGAAGCAATGTGGGAAACCCCTTTAGCAAGAGTTTTCTGCCCTACTTTGAAagcggcaagctcgccagTATGCACAGCGAGACGGGCGAGCAGGCCGCGAAGCGTGCAGTGGAAATGAACGCGATGTGCAGCTACTGGATCAGCGTGCGCGATCGTGTTGAGAAGCAGCTGGTCGTCTGGGACGGCGAGGCGGGTACGGACATGGGCATGCCGCacgacgcacagcgcggcctAATTCTTCCGCAGGTAATCCCTATGGGCACTGTAACGCGGCGTGCGATTGAAAAGACATGGCTCACCGCCTCCAACGCGAAAAAAAATCGGATTGGATCCGAGCTGAAATCCATGGTCCGTGCACCACCTGGCTGGAGCATTGTCGGCGCAGATGTTGATAGTGAAGAGCTGTGGATTTGCAGCGTGATGGGCGACGCGCAGTTTGGACTCCATGGTGCGACGGCCATTGGCTGGATGACGCTCGAAGGCTCCAAGACGCTCGGCACCGACCTACACAGCAAAACAGCGAGCATCCTCGGCACGAGCCGCGACCAGGCCAAAGTATTTAATTACAGCCGTATTTACGGTGCTGGTATCCGGCACGCAACGCAGCTGTTGCTCAAAGCGAGTCCAAGCATGCCGCTCGAGGAGGCAACTCGgcgtgccaagcagctgTACGCTGCGACAAAGGGCAAAAGCAGCCAGAATGGCGGCATGTTTGGGCGCAAATTTTGGTTCGGCGGGTCGGAAAGCCACGTATTCAACAAGCTCGAAGAGATTGCCACTAGCGACAACCCACGCACGCCTGCACTCGACTGCGGCATTACCTCAGCCCTTTCGAAAAAGtacttgccgcgcgcatcggaCGGCGGCGTTCGACAGGACTACATGCCGAGTCGCATCAATTGGGTCGTGCAGTCGAGCGGCGTCGATTACTTGCACCTGCTCATCACTGCAATGGACCATTTGTGTGCGACATACGACATCGACGCGCGTTTCATGCTCAGTGTCCACGACGAGGTGCGCTACATGGCCAAGGACCACGACAGGTATCGCGCAGGCATGGCGCTCCAAATCGCCAACCTCTGGACACGTGCCATGTTTGTGTCGAGGCTCGGCATGGACGAGCTGCCCGAAAGCTGCGCTTTTTTTGCCGCTGTCGATATCGAccgtgtgctgcgcaaagaagTCGACGATCCGTGCGTCACCCCGTCGCAGCCCGATCCGATACCCGAGGGGGAGTCGCTCGGCATTGCAGACATACTGGCCAAGACGTGCAACGGATCACTGCACAAGGATGGGCGCCCCATGGAAAATGATGGGTACGTTTTACATGATGGGGGTTTGCCGACCTATACACCCACGATCCAAAAGCATCGCTGCACAGGCAACGCTGGGCTCTTGTTCCTCCAGGCACAGTCGGCACAGGATATTCAAgaagtgcgcgcgctggatcgccgcgcacgacgcagcgcatccacgcgccagacgcgcgcgtacACAACGCAGGCACCGCAAAACAAGCGCGTGTTCATTGCGATGGAATCCATGCTGCCACCGCGCCCTATCCACTACCGCCGCCCATTTTTTGCACGCGTTGCCTATCGCCGCCATGTGCTGCATTTGTATGCGCGCATActgcgtgcactgcgccgtATTCCGTCGCACGCAAAAGCGCAGCTGTCTCCtcttgtgcgcgcgcgcatgcgtgCGAAGAAGCGCTacacgagcgcggcgcagtgcttgGACGCGTGCGCAGAAGGCGAGAGCCTCGCCAACACGTTTGAACACGGCACCGATGCATCGCTGGATAACCTTGCAGTAAcgctggccgtgcgcgcgcgcgcgcccaagcCCTCTCTTCCTACACGCAAGATCCACGTGTCCGGCGCGCTCTTAGCGCCGACGCTATTCAATGCGCCGATGCTGCGGTACAAGCCGGACCAACCACTTTCCATGACCATGATGATCCGTGatcggcgccgccgccgcgagaagcgaatgcagcgcatggcaGTGGCACATGAGACGCAGCACATGATCGAGgaggaagcggcgcacctCGGCACACTTGTGCCTGTGCTTGCAGATGTCGATGGCTGGAGCAAGcctgtgcaggcgcataAACAGGCCATGCACGAGCAATTCCAGTCAGAGtaccgccgcgctgccATGGTCTTTCGCCCTGCGAtgctcgcacgcgcaaaacaGGCACGTCGTGCTAAGCACGCATACCGCACCAAAAAGAAATAG
- a CDS encoding uncharacterized protein (EggNog:ENOG503P574; COG:S; TransMembrane:2 (i151-178o267-291i)) — protein MAYIRGTQAPMDLDARRPSIFDEPGMPQPYMSSATPDTSLMDVDMESATPPAPVRMTEMEVGESVAAVPGIKLRAPKRVPLPAPPDVPAPADVPAPPDMPAPAGALVVPKKAARVPEPRKPSRTFGDAAHSYVSHHFGAEGMSVLRRPEVLLGYAQFLFNASILLVFLYLLFSIVWTIQRDVSQKVHEYEIEYLGEIAGCNAAYAANRCGTDLQAPALTEACATWHRCGSRDHTVVGRARVTAETFAEILNGFVDAVSWKTMVRLSLLTQLFSLLILSIVVGATNSTLSFFRVSASNARNGAPYSYAPAYSIPPDWETHAPHMARIRARASEEQ, from the exons ATGGCCTACATTCGGGGGACGCAGGCGCCCATGGATTTGGACGCACGAAGGC CATCCATCTTTGACGAGCCAGGCATGCCGCAGCCGTACATGAGCAGTGCTACGCCCGATACATCGCTCATGGATGTGGATATGGAGAGTGCGACGCCGCCTGCACCTGTGCGCATGACAGAGATGGAAGTGGGCGAGAGTGTGGCTGCGGTGCCTGGTATTAAACTGCGTGCGCCGAAGCGTGTGCCTTTACCAGCACCGCCGGATGTGCCAGCGCCGGCAGAcgtgccagcgccgccggatATGCCGGCGccagcaggcgcgcttgtcgtGCCAAAAAAGGCAGCGCGTGTGCCTGAGCCGCGGAAACCGTCGCGCACGTTTggcgatgctgcacacAGCTACGTTTCGCACCATTTTGGTGCCGAAGGCATGTCGGTCCTGCGACGCCCCGAAGTCCTGCTTGGGTACGCGCAATTCCTTTTCAACGCGAGTATTTTGCTCGTGTTCCTCTATCTTTTGTTCAGTATTGTATGGACCATTCAGCGCGACGTCTCGCAAAAGGTACATGAGTACGAAATCG AATACCTAGGCGAAATTGCGGGGTGCAATGCGGCCTACGCGGCGAATCGGTGCGGCACCGATTTacaagcgcctgcgctcACCGAGGCATGTGCGACGTGGCATCGGTGCGGCTCACGCGACCACACTGTTGttggccgcgcgcgtgtcaCTGCCGAGACGTTTGCCGAGATTCTCAATGGGTTCGTGGACGCGGTGAGCTGGAAAACCATGGTACGTCTTTCGTTGCTCACACAGCTCTTCTCCCTGCTTATTCTCTCAATTGTCGTCGGTGCGACAAATTCCACCCTGTCCTTTTTCCGCGTCTCGGCTAGCAATGCACGCAACGGGGCGCCTTATTCCTACGCGCCAGCCTATAGTATTCCACCCGATTGGGAGAcgcatgcaccgcacaTGGCACGCATTCGTGCGCGCGCTAGCGAAGAGCAATGA
- a CDS encoding uncharacterized protein (EggNog:ENOG503P8AH; COG:V), giving the protein MGRVPLTPPIRFGTVAFPLPCTDLESDVSSGESVRLTSFSECLYRGAYPKARNLPFLSTLHLRTIVSLTPKPIDCDVEIEAWAKRQNGSLGVRIVHIRTEKPKEDTGGLTREGAARALAELLNRRNLPLYVHCLDGMDVTSTLIACLRKIQAWSEHGLRMELARGLSGSSSRLSGAPLEVPKHLSQFVERYGQPDGVVLPLREHIPCWVWPGMNMALSEQHAMDQMAVHHPTLKIYFTCSEQYISAQQQRLGAVWSVVRIGRASTPSSLSLSDVSSGWHSPPSPCSPHTSQDTTVTEPRLWRSASGMLRHAPDDDLQTPRAGPTYMASDIPSLDASESENMDRTPLVEARDPPRMANDAIPALGLENGLDVEEALDQDDDLDDDDDDDDDDPSQVLDALDLEGY; this is encoded by the coding sequence ATGGGCCGTGTGCCGCTCACGCCGCCGATACGCTTTGGGACCGTAGCGTTCCCGCTTCCATGCACGGACCTTGAATCAGATGTGAGCTCTGGTGAGTCGGTGCGTCTCACCTCTTTTTCCGAATGTCTTtaccgcggcgcgtacCCCAAAGCGCGAAACTTGCCGTTCCTCTCGACACTGCACCTGCGCACCATTGTGTCTCTTACGCCAAAGCCCATCGACTGCGATGTTGAGATTGAGGCATGGGCAAAGCGACAGAATGGAAGCCTGGGCGTCCGCATCGTGCACATACGCACCGAGAAACCCAAAGAAGATACGGGCGGACTTACACGCGAAGGTGCGGCCCGAGCACTCGCAGAATTGCTCAACCGACGAAACTTGCCGTTGTACGTGCACTGCCTGGACGGAATGGATGTGACTTCGACGCTGATtgcatgcttgcgcaagatccAGGCGTGGTCCGAGCATGGCCTGCGCATGGAATTGGCGCGTGGGCTCAGTGGGTCGAGTAGTCGACTGtcgggcgcgccgctcgaggTGCCCAAGCACCTGTCTCAGTTTGTGGAGCGGTACGGGCAGCCTGACGGCGTCGTGCTTCCGCTGCGGGAACATATCCCATGCTGGGTATGGCCGGGAATGAATATGGCACTGTccgagcagcacgccaTGGACCAAATGGCTGTACACCATCCCACGCTCAAGATTTACTTTACGTGTAGCGAGCAGTATATTTccgcacagcagcagcgtcttgGGGCCGTATGGAGCGTGGTGCGTATAgggcgcgcaagcacccCGAGCTCGCTCTCCTTGAGCGACGTATCGAGCGGATGGCActcgccgccgtcgccTTGCTCGCCGCACACGTCGCAGGATACGACGGTGACGGAGCCGCGACTGTGGCGGAGCGCCTCTGGCATGTTGAGACACGCTCCCGACGACGATTtgcagacgccgcgcgcgggGCCGACGTACATGGCCAGCGATATTCCTTCGCTCGATGCGAGTGAGTCAGAAAATATGGACCGCACACcgcttgtcgaggcgcgcgatccGCCGCGTATGGCCAACGACGCCATTCCTGCGTTGGGGCTAGAGAATGGGCTAGATGTTGAGGAAGCACTTGATCAAGACGACGATCttgacgacgacgacgacgacgacgacgacgacccCAGCCAGgtgctcgacgcactcGATTTAGAGGGATACTAG
- a CDS encoding uncharacterized protein (EggNog:ENOG503P85Y; COG:K), which yields MATPAVVPKKGLLPTPVPSSAVPLNVRNPKRSARPSDPSAIDLPPAKAQKGTRSHARSKNTGNHVCLGCQATSTPEWRKGPTGPRTLCNACGLLYAKMYRKREQDAVAAAIACNRDPTQAKKEIADALLQPDCREEQLESIRAGVRVVASMKQHRMGVNLIKTDVRAMPPMIKPTN from the exons ATGGCGAC CCCTGCCGTTGTACCAAAAAAAGGGCTACTTCCTACCCCAGTTCCGTCCTCAGCGGTGCCGCTCAATGTGCGGAATCCCAAGCGGAGTGCGCGGCCCTCGGACCCAAGTGCGATTGACTTGCCGCCtgccaaggcgcagaaAGGGACTAGATCGCACGCTCGCAGCAAGAACACAGGAAACCATGTGTGTCTTGGCTGTCAAGCAACGTCTACGCCCGAGTGGCGCAAGGGTCCGACTGGGCCTAGGACATTGTGTAATGCATGTGGTCTCTTGTACGCCAAAATGTATCGCAAGCGTGAACAGGATGCAGTAGCAGCCGCAATTGCCTGTAACCGCGACCCTACGCAGGCCAAGAAGGAGATTGCAGATGCTCTATTGCAGCCAGATTGCCGCGAAGAGCAGCTGGAGTCCATTCGTGCGGGAGTACGTGTGGTTGCGAGTATGAAACAACACCGCATGGGTGTGAATTTGATCAAAACAGATGTCCGCGCGATGCCTCCCATGATTAAACCCACCAACTAA